In Archangium primigenium, the sequence AAGTTTTATTTAATGTTTACACCCTTACGTAACACCTGTATTTAAAAGGATTTACAGATTTAAAAGGGACATATTGAGACATTAAAAGGACATATTGAGACATCTAAAAAACTCCAAAAAGGACATATTGAGACATTAAAAGGACATATGTTTTATATCTGTCTTTTTTGTTGTCCTTTTTTATATATTTGTAAAAGGACAAATTGAGACATTATGCAAAAAAAGGCAAAATACACAATGCAAAGTAACCACGTTACTTTATCAAAAATAAACCTTTCTAACATTTATGAAAAAAGGCTTTTAAACGCTTTTATAGATAGTTTAGCACCGTATCTGAAAAGTAAGTTTGAAAACGCAAAAAACATAAATAGAGGTTTGCATATAAACGAACAACACGAATTTGAGTTTGATGAAAATAAATCTATTGTGTTTACTTATAATTTGTCGGATGTTGAACCAAATCATCAAAATTACGACCGTTTAAGGTCGGCTATAAAAAAACTGCGTAAAACAGATATTGACATTGTTACTCCAGATGGAACTGAAATTTATACAGGTCTTATAGAAATGGCGGTTTTAAATCCTCGCTCCGAATTTTTTAAGGTAAAGCTATCACTAACAGCTTACCAATTTTTATGTGATGTTTCGAAAGGGTATAGCCTAAAAAGTTTCAAAACATCATTAGAGTTAAAAACCCTTTATTCTTCATATATGTACGATTTGATTTGTAAATGGCGGAACCGCCCTACATTTCAGATTGACATCGAGGAACTACGTTTTATTACAAATACTGAAAACAAGTACCCTGCTACAAAAGATTTTAAAAAAAGAGTGTTAGACTCTGCAAAAAAAGAGTTAGACGAAAGCGATATAACAGATTTAACTTTCAATTATGAG encodes:
- a CDS encoding replication initiation protein produces the protein MQKKAKYTMQSNHVTLSKINLSNIYEKRLLNAFIDSLAPYLKSKFENAKNINRGLHINEQHEFEFDENKSIVFTYNLSDVEPNHQNYDRLRSAIKKLRKTDIDIVTPDGTEIYTGLIEMAVLNPRSEFFKVKLSLTAYQFLCDVSKGYSLKSFKTSLELKTLYSSYMYDLICKWRNRPTFQIDIEELRFITNTENKYPATKDFKKRVLDSAKKELDESDITDLTFNYEDVKKGRSIVGFKIHIFHTKNDILKRNKIIKKVSPNWDFTKPVLEYLNENKINFNGANREVLKEFFKINGTEKGLDFLEKTKLNALQKSRDNVQGYTMSAVKKHIEQKTNKTSKQYDILTQISETKKV